The following DNA comes from Miscanthus floridulus cultivar M001 chromosome 5, ASM1932011v1, whole genome shotgun sequence.
CCCTCCTGCCGCCGCGGGAAATGGCGAGCGGCAGCATCCCCCGGCGCCGCCTCCTcaggcgaggacgaggaggagggacTCCGAAGGCGGAAGGCCGAACGGGCAGGCGGCCGCGCCTCCGCTTCCGCGGCtacaggaggaggaagaggcgccGGAGCGGCAGGCTCATGTGAAGTACGAGCTCCGTGACACTCCTGGAATGCGTAAGTGCCCGACGGAGGAAGAGAAATGTGCACGGGTGATGTGTGGTATGGGGTAATGATGTGCGGTGCATTAATTTGATCGGTTTTAAGCTACGCTGCAGTTCCTCTGGTGGTATACGGATTCCAGCATTACATTTCCATGGTTGGTTCAATCATCCTGATCCCTCTCGTGATGGTTCCTGCTATGGGCGGCTCGGCTGTGAGTCTGGAATCGAATTTGTTGTATCTTGTGCACTATCACTGATTTATTTGGTTTGTTACTGAAGAGGTTGTATTTGGTCCTGTTTGGGTCAGGATGACATGGCGGCAGTGGTGTCCACAGTGTTGCTCGTCACCGGGATGACTACATTGCTGCACATGTTTGTTGGAACGAGACTGCCACTTGTGCAGGGTCCATCCTTTGTATACCTGGCTCCTGCGCTCGCGATCATCAACTCCCCAGAATTCTTTGGGCTCAATGATAATGTATGTATGCATAAATTTCATGTGCCTTATGTTGTTGCATGCCTAGAACATGGCAAATGTTGCAGTCATGCAAGGCTTGCTTGTTTTCTGTTCTCTATGAGCAGTCCTGACTGAGCTTAACAACTTGCATTTCATTGCAGAATTTTAAACACATAATGAAGCACCTGCAGGGAGCTATAATAATTGGAGGTGCATTCCAAGTGGTCTTGGGATATACAGGCCTCATGTCACTATTTCTTAGGTTTACCTCCTTTTCTTTTGATAAAATATAAACCCGTTTTCTTGTCCCTCTAGGTGTGCAAATGATTATTTAATGCAAAAACATGATTGGCCTTATTAGTGAATGAATAAAAATAATAGTTTTGGTGGCATACACTCGTAGGAAATATAAGATTTGATCTGAAGTTTTGTTCTGATTTCTGAATGCCAAATATTTGAAGTATATAACAACTTTTGCATGGGCTTGGAACCATCTATCACATGACCATACAGTATGAACAATGCAGAGACATATTGTTTAATGTTTATGACTTAAATGGGTTGGCCACTTTGTGTTGGTTTCTAAGTGTAAACTGTTTATTTCCCAGCCATAAACATCCTTTCATGTTTCTGTAACTGATGAATACAATTACTCATGCACCTCGTCTTTTTGTTGTACAATTCACCATATTATAGTGACAAGTAGTTATACTCAGGTGATATATACCTTATTTGTGTGTTGTCTTCATCTGCTTATTTCAGGTTGATAAATCCAGTTGTTGTCTCACCAACAATTGCAGCTGTTGGGCTTTCATTTTTCAGTTATGGTTTCACAAAAATAGGGACATGTATAGAGATGGGAATTTTGCAGTTGTTGATGGTGGTTATTTTTGCACTTGTGAGTACGCAGGAAATCACTTTTTAGACACAATGTGATATAATGCGAATATCATTTTTTTTGTCCTTTTTCTGATCATTTATCTATTTAACTTGTGGCAGTACCTCCGGAAAATAAAGTTATTTGGGCACAGAGTGTTTCTTATTTATGCGGTAAGATTTTCGCTTATGAAGTTATGATGTTGATTGAATGTGTGGATCTGTGCTGCATGTTGGTTGGTATGGGAGGCTAATTTCTGGACTACTGATGCTGCCTCTTTAGGTTCCTCTTGGATTAGGAATCACATGGGCTGTTGCTTTTGTTCTCACAGCAACTGGAGTTTATAGCTACAAAGGTTGTGATGCAAATATTCCTGCCTCAAACAATATATCAGCCTTTTGTCGGAAGCATGTATTGAGGATGAAATCTTGCCGTGTAGACACCTCGCATGCCTTAAGATCTTCACCCTGGTTCAGATTTCCCTATCCATTGCAATGGGGAACTCCAGTTTTTAGCTGGAAAATGGGCCTTGTGATGTGTGTTGTATCAGTTATTGCTTCTGTTGATTCAGTAAGTTGATGATTCCTCTGAAGTTTGGTTCTAACTACAATCCTTTCCATGGTGTCTTTACCTTTCATAATAAATCTGCAATGCATTATTTGGATTAGATCTGCCCCAGTAGCACATTACCTACATCTGTAAACTCCTCGATAATGATCAACTTGACATAGGCTTTCTTCTCGAGCACTTATTTTGCTCTGCTAATGGTTCCTGGAAATTAGCTAGCTTAGTAAAGTCAGTGTCTTCTttttattactccctccgttccttaatataagccatatagtttttagcaccaatattaacgtaCGGCTTGggaaaggatgtgagaccgaggaaaaaaagaaaaatcaggccatcttctctctctcAATCAGATTGTTTCCTAAATCTAAAGGATTGGTTGGGACATGTGCTATGTATggtgggaaggtttccaaactaatcggcgtgggagctgatacgtacctatattttggaattttctttagaaatctatacggtttatattaaggaacggagggagtattatattAAAAATCCAGAAGCAACCGTCTGACTCCAGTATACTTATGATTCAAGTTTGTCTCTCCTAACAATATGTTTGTGCCTTTTCTACTTAAGGTCGGTTCCTACCATGCATCATCTTTGTTTGTGGCTACCCGGCCGCCAACGTCTGGAGTTGTTAGCAGAGGTATTGGTGTTGAGGGTGTATCTACAGTCTTGGCTGGTCTTTGGGGTACAGGAGTTGGTTCTGCAACAATAACAGAGAATGTACACACAATTGCTGTGACTAAAATGGGTAGCCGAAGAGCAGTTGGATTTGGTGCTATTTTACTTGTACTGCTTTCTATTATTGGTAAGAAACTTATTTTACATTTTCATTTCGGTGAAAAGTTTCTCATGCTGTGAGCAAAGATAATCAAAGCATAACAGACATACTTCTTGCTTATTATCACTGTTATTATGACCCCTTTGTAGGAAAAGTCGGTGCCTTCATTGCTTCTATTCCTGATGTTATGGTTGCTGCTCTCCTTTGCTTCATGTGGGCTATGCTCTGTGCTCTTGGCTTGTCCAATCTTCGTTACAGTGCTACTGGAAGCTCCAGGAACAGTATTATAGTTGGGCTGGCTTTATTCTTGTCCCTATCAGTTCCTTCATACTTCCAGCAGTACGGTGTACATCCTAGCGTAAACTCATCAGTGCCAACTTACTTTCAAGCATacattgttgcatctcatggaCCTGTTCACACTGGATCTGGCGGGGTATGTACTCAAacttccaatcttttttttcatcAGAATCCTTTATCCCATTCTGCTTTTTATTTGTGCATAATATAGTTTAAAAGGTGGGTATTATTGCCTAAAATCCAGGCAAATAAAAAACTGTAACCTAGGAGCCTCTGATTTGTTTGCCTGCCACAGGCTTCCACCCTATTGTTTCCCGTGCAGTAACTGCACGTGCAGTTGCGCCACTGCCATGTGGGCCCTGTCACCACCCCCAGTGTCTCTCTCTTCCCCATCCCCTTTCTGGTGCTAACTGCTAATTTCCCCTGCCACCAGCCAGCCTTTGTGGCCGGCTTGCCTTCAACTGCACAACTCGTCACTAGGAAGGCAAACCGCTGGCATCGATAAGAATGAAGTATCATTTTTTTAGAGgaaaatacagcaggggaggcccccaCTGTAAACATTTTATTAAACAAAAAGAACACTAACAACTCTatacaagaagaaacaaaaaGGGAAGCATGCCTGAGGAGGGCAGCAGAGCTAAACTAGAGCAGCTGTACAAGAAAGGAAGACAGAGCGCTTAACAGAACTGAATCTATGGGTCTGTAGTCTAACTTCTTCATAGAAGGAGCTTTTCCAAGAATCAAAGGACGGCCGGCCTCTGTCAAATATAAAGTTGTTTCTCTGCTTCCAAATCTGCCAAGTGGCGTTGATGAAGGTCTCTATAAAAAAGGGGTTGTTATGTTGGACCTAGGCTTGCTGCATCATCTGGAAGAAATCCATTGTGAAGTCCCCATTTATACCAAGGTGTTGCCAGCAGGCTTGGCTAAAAGGGTAGCTAAAGAACAAATGGAATGCAGTTTCTTCAATGTTGTTGCTGCAGACAACACAATTGTAGTTGTTTCCCTGAAGCTTGTGCTTTTTCCTTCTCAGAATGTTCCTTGTGTTCAGTCTATCCATCAAGAGGAGCCACGAAAAGACTAAGTTTGTTACAGCATTTGGAGTTCCAAATCCAGAGAAAAGGGAATGGGGGCTGTATATTCTTGTAAGGAAAGTTGTAGCACTTTGATGAGGAGTAGTTCATGCTTCCCCAAATGTATTCCCAGGAGTCCTTTGAATTCTGATCGACCTGCAGATCTTGAATTAAGTCTTGGAGACTTTGGAATTCTTGGAAGGCCTGCTCTGATAAGGGCAAGTGAAATTGGGTCTCCAGAGTGTTGAATGAAGTATCATAGATAATACATAGATTGTTGGAGGGGTCTGACTACATAATGTTCAGCTATAAACAACCCAATTGAACGCTATAAATAGTAGTGTAGCTCGTAAAGAATTGAATTTTGGGGGCTTTATTGCTGCACAAATGGAATAGTTTTGGGATTTTCTATTGTTCAAATTAAAAACTGGACGATGAAAAGAAACGATAGCATATGAAGACACAATTGAAGGAATTATACACTTGGCAGTTCAAGCTATGCGCTTCAACTGAAAATAGTCAAGTATGACAGTTGTAGTAGGTAAGAAATCTGATGCTTGATGTACTAGAGTACATATGTGGTTGTTTAAGCTTGAAGGATGGTGAATTTTATTACTGTCCATTTTCATGGATCTTCATGCTCCTTTGGTCAAGTGGTTTCAACGACATTCTTCAGTTTACTTTGCCTTTTCCTTTTAGTTTCAACCCCTGACAATGTTGTGCTAAAAAAAATATAACATCATCTTGATTTTTATGATTATTCCTTGAGATTTGAATGCCTAAATTATTGACTTGTACTTTCAATCCAACCTAATAGAGGACCTAGGACACTATTATACCTTACTTTTTTTGTAAGAAAAGAGTTACAATCCTACATAGAGCATGTAACGTCCTGTCATCATGTAATTTTGACAGCCTTGGTTATATCCAAGCATTTCACTGCAATTTCGTTATCTGCTTGCGTTTCAGGTGAACTATGTCCTCAACACGATACTTTCACTCAACATGGTCATTGCATTTCTGGTTGCTCTGATACTTGACAACACAGTCCCTGGTGGTCGTCAAGAGCGGGGGTTGTATGTATGGTCAGAAGCAGAGGCCGCGAAGAGAGAATCGGCTTTCATCAAAGACTACGAACTTCCTTTCAAGATCGGACGCCCGTTCAGGTGGGTGAAGTGTGTTGGCCTATAACACAATTTTGGGTAGTTTGTAGCTATGGAGAAGTATGAACATCTCAAGCTTTCATGAATCATGACTGACCGTTTCTTTGACAAGCTGGTGTATATCCTATATTACTCCTTAGGTTAGTTAGCATGTCCTGATCCTGATGTATCTAATTTTCAGATACTTGGAGACTGTTGTATACCATCGCTGACGGTCCTGTTATTTAGCTGGTTTTAGGGATATCAATTTGTTGTACAGgcccagttttttttttaaaaaaaatctgagCTACACCTGAACTACTTCTGGTTTTGTGTTAACTTAGGTACACTGGAATTTATCCAGTTGGTTTGTAGTCAATAGTCATTCCAGAACCGCACTTTCGTAAAGTGCAGTCTACGGGGAATTCATATTGCCGTGCTGAATTTGCATCTCTAATAAGTGGATGTTTAAGGTCGGCTTCGTAAATTATCATTGTCACCTTTGAGCCTGTGACGTGTCAAGGGATGCAAGTTCCACGTGTTTTGTATTAGTTTTGGGTCATCGATTCAAGGTTTGCAAAAATAAACTAAATGGCAATACCATATGGTTTTTTTGACAAAATaccatataattaatttaaggggGGTAATGAACTAAGCTAGCTGGTTAAAAAAAACATTAGGGTTTGGCATGGCTTCATCTTGCTCCGTATAAAAAAAACTGAGGGGTAGGTATTTTTGCTGTTTCATTTACATGGGCCCCTTCATCGATATCAACGTATAGGTTGGATTAGCCTTAGCCAGCACCCAGCAGGACGCTTGTGCTGTGGGCCTGTGGGTCACGTACTCGCATCGCATGTCAATGATGGCGCCGCTGCCACAGAGCTTGAAGTGTATGTACTCCAGGACGTCCCGCTTTATCTGAGAGGTCGAAGCGTTGGCCTGGCCGTGGCCGACTGGCCGGAACCCACCGGAAGCAACAGGCTGTACCGAATTGGTGGACTACGCCGATGACAAGGCTGACACGAGCATTCGCGCGGGATGGCCGGGCACACACGGGTGAATGGGTAATCCTCCAAGCACGATCCACCTTGATGCCAAAGCCAAACGCACGCGTCGCACGGCAGGGCGGACCGCTGTGGCTACAGTCCCCCAGCCTAAAATCCTGACTCTAGCGTGCGTCCTCTTGCGAATGCCAGCGGAGCGCAAGCAGTCAAACGGGCATGGAAGCTGGCGAGCGGCACGCTGGCCGGCGCCCGCACGCGCCACGCACGGATCGGAATTGTGCGTGACAAGCGGATGATGACTTTGAGGCAGGGCGGTGGTCGCGATGATGACGGCTGGGGGTGGCTGGCCTTGGTGGCGGCAGGGCAGCACGCTTGCCGCTCCCAACATCATCATGTGTGTATGGGCTGGACAAAAAGGTTAGTGAGGCTGCTCCAGGACGCAAGCAGCGTACTCGCATCATGAGCGACACTGGAGTGCAGCAAAACTGGAGACCAATTCGGCCAAAGGTGTTGAAACTAGTCACTGGGGGCAGATTTATCATTGCTGATCTTAAATTGCCTTTCCACAACCTTTGCAGACATACCACCAGTACCACAGTCACACTCACGGGGCTGTCCTGTCTGTAAACAAAAGCTATAGCTGCTTAACTACTGCTCAACATACTCCTGCTTCTATGCTATATACTGCTATAGCAAACTACAGGCAAAGAAATCAACATAAGACGTATGGCGTACTTAAAAACTTACAACATCCACTTATTAGAGATGGTGCAATCGATACCACACTGGATGAACAGATCTGCATCTGGAAGAGGCATCCCCCTGTTCAGATCCTGAAGTCCTGGAATTCCTCCAGTCCCAACTGCAAAATCTGGTGTTGGCATGCTGATACACCTACCAGAAGCAGGCACCGAGAGAAGTGGAGAGGCCTGAAGATCAATTCCCTGCCTTGATGGGAATCCAGAAGCATCACCGGGAACCGATGGAACTGATGTCGCGGTCGCGGCACCACAAGAAGCAGCAGGGTTGCTCAAAATCCTCGTGGCATGGCGAGCCGCTGCTCCCAGACTAAACCCTGAACCACAGGCAGTACCTGAGAACATCTTCTCATCCGCTGGAAACGAGTCTATGGGCAACCGGAATAGACCGGGAGTGCCGACGGGGATCTTCATGTAATCCTCGATCTCCTTGCGGTAATCGTCTCCTGGCGCGGGGAGCGCCAGCATCTCCTCACGAGGAGGGCTCGAGCTGCTTGATTTCTCTACATGGGAAGTGGCAGCGTCGTCCAGCAGCGAATCCTCCCTG
Coding sequences within:
- the LOC136450765 gene encoding nucleobase-ascorbate transporter 12-like isoform X1; amino-acid sequence: MSSTSGALPQPRRGRPGPWPPAPPPQPQAQPLSWAKRTGFQSRVSGESLPSASAPNSGQVPLPRPAERPSDLESGPPARPSSTLPAPPAAAGNGERQHPPAPPPQARTRRRDSEGGRPNGQAAAPPLPRLQEEEEAPERQAHVKYELRDTPGMLPLVVYGFQHYISMVGSIILIPLVMVPAMGGSADDMAAVVSTVLLVTGMTTLLHMFVGTRLPLVQGPSFVYLAPALAIINSPEFFGLNDNNFKHIMKHLQGAIIIGGAFQVVLGYTGLMSLFLRLINPVVVSPTIAAVGLSFFSYGFTKIGTCIEMGILQLLMVVIFALYLRKIKLFGHRVFLIYAVPLGLGITWAVAFVLTATGVYSYKGCDANIPASNNISAFCRKHVLRMKSCRVDTSHALRSSPWFRFPYPLQWGTPVFSWKMGLVMCVVSVIASVDSVGSYHASSLFVATRPPTSGVVSRGIGVEGVSTVLAGLWGTGVGSATITENVHTIAVTKMGSRRAVGFGAILLVLLSIIGKVGAFIASIPDVMVAALLCFMWAMLCALGLSNLRYSATGSSRNSIIVGLALFLSLSVPSYFQQYGVHPSVNSSVPTYFQAYIVASHGPVHTGSGGVNYVLNTILSLNMVIAFLVALILDNTVPGGRQERGLYVWSEAEAAKRESAFIKDYELPFKIGRPFRYLETVVYHR
- the LOC136450765 gene encoding nucleobase-ascorbate transporter 12-like isoform X2, with protein sequence MSSTSGALPQPRRGRPGPWPPAPPPQPQAQPLSWAKRTGFQSRVSGESLPSASAPNSGQVPLPRPAERPSDLESGPPARPSSTLPAPPAAAGNGERQHPPAPPPQARTRRRDSEGGRPNGQAAAPPLPRLQEEEEAPERQAHVKYELRDTPGMLPLVVYGFQHYISMVGSIILIPLVMVPAMGGSADDMAAVVSTVLLVTGMTTLLHMFVGTRLPLVQGPSFVYLAPALAIINSPEFFGLNDNNFKHIMKHLQGAIIIGGAFQVVLGYTGLMSLFLRLINPVVVSPTIAAVGLSFFSYGFTKIGTCIEMGILQLLMVVIFALYLRKIKLFGHRVFLIYAVPLGLGITWAVAFVLTATGVYSYKDTSHALRSSPWFRFPYPLQWGTPVFSWKMGLVMCVVSVIASVDSVGSYHASSLFVATRPPTSGVVSRGIGVEGVSTVLAGLWGTGVGSATITENVHTIAVTKMGSRRAVGFGAILLVLLSIIGKVGAFIASIPDVMVAALLCFMWAMLCALGLSNLRYSATGSSRNSIIVGLALFLSLSVPSYFQQYGVHPSVNSSVPTYFQAYIVASHGPVHTGSGGVNYVLNTILSLNMVIAFLVALILDNTVPGGRQERGLYVWSEAEAAKRESAFIKDYELPFKIGRPFRYLETVVYHR